From the Thiolapillus brandeum genome, the window CTTGAAGGCCAGCGCTCGAATGGCCATCTGATGGGTCTTGCCCTTCTCGCGCTGGGCCTTGTAAAAGGCCCGCGCCCAGAAAGAAAAGCGCACGGTCTGGTTGGTCCATTCAATAAACGATTGCCGCAGGAATTTGGGGCAACTGTAGCGCCAGTGGACCCAGGACTTGTTACCCGAACGTTCGGTAACCGGGGCAATGCCCGCGTAGCAGCACAAGGCCTGTGCAGAAGCAAAGCGTGAGCGATCCTCGCCAAACGCCACCAGTAGGCGTGGTGCCAGTTGTTTTCCGGCGCCCGGCAGATTACGAAACAGATCGGCATCTTTGAAATCATCGAAGCATGCGGCAATCTTCTCATCGAAATGGTCGATATGCCCCAGCAGCAAAGCCAGCTGGTGCACCAGGGCCACCACCATCCACTGAT encodes:
- a CDS encoding IS110 family transposase, producing the protein MIEKRIQAIKAAIPLTTDPGVIEPNQWMVVALVHQLALLLGHIDHFDEKIAACFDDFKDADLFRNLPGAGKQLAPRLLVAFGEDRSRFASAQALCCYAGIAPVTERSGNKSWVHWRYSCPKFLRQSFIEWTNQTVRFSFWARAFYKAQREKGKTHQMAIRALAFKWIRILWRCWQDRKPYDEATYLMALQKQGSPLVKELAS